In a single window of the Methanolobus psychrophilus R15 genome:
- a CDS encoding ABC heme exporter, ATPase subunit — translation MALKNIDLQVEKGQFVSIFGPNGAGKTTLLKVLSTVITPTKGTVIMNGIDIKKDPAAARQMIGVVSHETYLYDELTARENLRFFGKMYGLGKITLDERIEELLIQVSLLKRGDDRVGSFSRGMKQRLSIARALVHQPSILLMDEPYTGLDQRAAETFENALSSLDTNMVTKVMVSHNIERALQLCDRAIIMDCGKIVHDSMRVDFACAENFNSIYRSLVCGDTDAEGISSL, via the coding sequence GTGGCACTAAAGAATATCGACCTTCAGGTTGAAAAGGGTCAGTTTGTGAGTATTTTTGGCCCTAACGGAGCTGGCAAGACTACTCTCCTGAAGGTGCTTTCAACCGTTATCACGCCGACAAAGGGTACTGTTATAATGAACGGCATTGATATCAAAAAGGATCCTGCGGCTGCAAGACAGATGATAGGGGTGGTGTCACATGAGACCTATCTGTATGACGAACTGACAGCAAGGGAAAATCTTCGATTCTTTGGAAAAATGTATGGTCTGGGAAAAATCACCCTTGATGAACGCATCGAGGAACTGCTGATTCAGGTAAGTCTGCTGAAACGTGGAGATGACAGGGTGGGCTCCTTCTCCAGGGGAATGAAACAGCGCTTATCCATTGCAAGGGCACTTGTACATCAGCCTTCCATATTGCTCATGGATGAACCGTACACCGGACTTGACCAGAGGGCTGCGGAAACATTCGAAAATGCCTTGAGTTCACTGGATACAAACATGGTTACAAAGGTTATGGTGTCCCATAACATCGAAAGGGCATTGCAGCTATGTGACCGTGCTATCATTATGGATTGCGGGAAAATCGTTCACGATTCCATGCGAGTGGATTTTGCATGCGCAGAGAACTTCAATAGCATCTATAGGTCACTTGTGTGCGGGGATACGGACGCTGAGGGAATTTCCAGCTTATAG